The stretch of DNA TCCGATGTCACATTGGAGGTTaccccggacgcgacggtcgcgaccgcggtggTAAAGACAGATACAACCGGCGTGGCGACCCGTGGCTCCTTCGCGGATCTTAAAGTTCTGAACACGAAGGGCATCCGCGTCACCGTCCGCAACCTGACCTACACCGTCCAGTCGTTCCGCGATAAGAAGGAGACGGCGGTTCTACTGAGCGACGTCTCGGGGATGTTCAATCCGGGGGAGATGACGGCGCTGCTCGGTCCGTCGGGCAGTGGGAAGACGACGTTCTTGGACCTCGTCTCGGGCCGCAAGACGGTTGGCGAGATTGACGGAGCCATCCACTTCGGCGGCAAGGCCCCAACCACGCGGTTCCTCCGCAGGCACACGGGCTACGTCGAGCAGTTCGACACCCTCATCTCCGCGTTGACCGTGCACGAGATGCTCATGTAcaccgccgagctcaagcGACCCCTCGAGGAGAGCGCCGAGTCGAAGGAAGCCGCCTGCGAGAAACTGCTCCAcgacctcggcctcgcgggAGCCagggacgtcctcgtcggttCCGAGATGGTCAAGGGAATCTCCGGCGGGCAGGCCAAGCGACTGaacatcgccatcgcgctcatCACCGACCCGAGCGTCCTGTTCCTCGACGAGCCCACGTCGGGGTTGGACTCGTTCACCGCCAACGAGGTCATGTCCGTCGTCAAGACGCTCAACACCGACGACGTGACCATCATCGCGACGATCCACTCGCCCACCGCCTACGCCTTTTCCCTCTTCGACTCCGCCATGATTTTATGCAGCGGAAAGCAGGTGTACTTCGGCCCGAACGGCCCTGAACTCGTGACGTACGCCCTGGACGCGCTGCCCGGGGTGGAGAAGAAGTCGCCGGGTAACAGCGACATCGAGTGGCTCATCGACGTCTTCACCCGAGCGGATAGGGACGGAATCGCGGATAATTTCGCCGAGGTGTACAAACACTCGGACCTGAAGGCCcgcatggacgcggcgctcgacgacgtggacaagatcgccgcgaacccgGATACGGAGGCGTCGAGGAAGCTGCAGGTGGACTCGTCCACGACCGTTCCCTTCGCTCACGCGTTGTGGACGATGATGAAGTTCCGAACTCGCAAAAACTACAAAGACGGAGAATACCTCGGCCCGCGTCTGGGCGAGAAGGTCTTCCTCTCGTTCCTCATCTTCACGCTGTACTGGGgcatcggcgacgaccaCAATCCCGACAACGTCGTCAACGTCTCCTCGGCGT from Micromonas commoda chromosome 3, complete sequence encodes:
- a CDS encoding ATP-binding cassette superfamily (multidrug (ABCG/PDR-type)), which translates into the protein KGIRVTVRNLTYTVQSFRDKKETAVLLSDVSGMFNPGEMTALLGPSGSGKTTFLDLVSGRKTVGEIDGAIHFGGKAPTTRFLRRHTGYVEQFDTLISALTVHEMLMYTAELKRPLEESAESKEAACEKLLHDLGLAGARDVLVGSEMVKGISGGQAKRLNIAIALITDPSVLFLDEPTSGLDSFTANEVMSVVKTLNTDDVTIIATIHSPTAYAFSLFDSAMILCSGKQVYFGPNGPELVTYALDALPGVEKKSPGNSDIEWLIDVFTRADRDGIADNFAEVYKHSDLKARMDAALDDVDKIAANPDTEASRKLQVDSSTTVPFAHALWTMMKFRTRKNYKDGEYLGPRLGEKVFLSFLIFTLYWGIGDDHNPDNVVNVSSALFMWTTLPAFGAAAYVPQIVMERRLFMRERADGLYRPMAYLVFKMLDEMFLLLPVTLVLGAVVFYAMSLSGSFVLFWLVYYFTLGNGVVLAYLVSAVSPNMEAANAILPTYVVTLLFFAGWLIRRDDIPAYWSWYYYIDLMRYSFGSLMINQWEDNDPDWAGGQT